One genomic segment of Ricinus communis isolate WT05 ecotype wild-type chromosome 5, ASM1957865v1, whole genome shotgun sequence includes these proteins:
- the LOC8288044 gene encoding uncharacterized protein LOC8288044 isoform X2: MTLLNLSSPLLSCPPHIPKLAFNNKSNFTLLSLLLSTSSSFKPSPFPPSRSFSSKSKASLSEDNGSSIPVPDLLLSANEDSLARLSSSRDADEALQLISEISGRRSGLVSISDSCAIITAALDRNNADLALSIFYSMRSSFDQGVSENGWKWSRPDVSVYTLLVQGLASALKVSDALKTIDYICRVGVSPGEEVPFGKVVRCPSCKIAVAVAQPQHGIQIASCSKCRYKYELVSGDITTINSEEISKDLPAWERGLRFLQLMKRSIPTAVHSIVVQTPSGSARTHRFATETVDLPAQEGERVTIASAAPSNVYRNVGPFKFSPKAPNTYPGEPMCLTNHENGQESPLLRAPVKDGNLSLLNPSVLIPLLAVLATGDAASGIIDPSLPQFLSVAAIASLGVGATLNSLVLPQLNQLPQKSVDTVAIKQQLLSQYDVLQSRIRDLKVAAEKEISSMIEIEVEMDSDVLAAEAVGNAETIAEQIQQIMELENLEERWKLQAEANDEAERLLSSQTMPTERV; encoded by the exons ATGACTCTACTGAACTTAAGCTCTCCTTTACTCTCTTGCCCTCCTCACATTCCTAAACTtgcttttaataataaatcaaactTCACTCTCTTATCTCTCTTACTCTCCACTTCCTCTTCCTTCAAACCTTCACCCTTCCCCCCTTCTAGATCCTTCTCCTCCAAATCAAAAGCTTCACTAAGTGAGGACAATGGCAGTTCCATCCCAGTCCCTGACCTCCTTTTATCTGCCAATGAAGACTCCCTTGCCCGTCTCTCTTCTTCTAGAGACGCCGACGAAGCTTTACAATTGATATCCGAAATTTCGGGTAGACGTAGCGGTTTGGTTAGTATTTCCGATTCTTGCGCTATTATAACCGCTGCGCTTGATCGCAATAATGCTGACCTCGCATTATCTATTTTCTATTCCATGCGTTCCAGCTTCGATCAAG GTGTTAGTGAAAATGGATGGAAGTGGTCAAGGCCGGATGTGAGTGTTTACACTCTGTTAGTTCAAGGTCTTGCTTCTGCATTAAAAGTTTCTGATGCACTTAAGACTATTGATTATATTTGTCGAGTTGGAGTATCTCCTGGTGAAGAG gTTCCTTTTGGTAAGGTTGTTAGATGTCCATCTTGTAAAATAGCTGTTGCTGTTGCACAGCCCCAGCATGGTATTCAG ATTGCCTCTTGTTCCAAGTGCCGTTACAAGTATGAGCTTGTTTCTGGGGACATAACTACTATAAACTCGGAGGAAATCAG TAAGGATCTTCCAGCATGGGAAAGAGGGCTAAGATTTCTGCAACTCATGAAGAGAAGCATTCCTACTGCCGTTCATTCCATTGTG GTGCAGACCCCATCTGGTTCGGCCCGCACACATAGGTTTGCTACTGAAACAGTTGATCTTCCAGCTCAAGAAGGTGAAAGGGTGACCATTGCTTCAGCAGCTCCATCAAATGTGTATAGAAATGTGGGCCCCTTTAAATTTAGTCCAAAGGCTCCGAATACATATCCAGGAGAACCTATGTGCCTGACGAACCATGAAAATGGTCAGGAATCACCATTACTAAGAGCACCCGTAAAAGATGGAAATTTATCCCTACTTAACCCCTCCGTCCTTATTCCACTTCTTGCTGTTCTTGCCACTGGAGATGCTGCATCTGGAATTATTGATCCCAGTTTGCCTCAGTTCCTTTCTGTTGCTGCTATTGCATCTCTTGGTGTAGGAGCGACTCTAAATTCATTGGTTTTGCCACAATTGAATCAG CTTCCTCAGAAGTCAGTGGACACAGTTGCAATCAAGCAGCAGCTTTTATCTCAATATGATGTACTTCAGTCTCGTATCAGGGACCTAAAAGTAGCTGCTGAGAAAGAG ATTTCTTCAATGATTGAGATTGAGGTAGAAATGGACTCTGATGTTCTTGCTGCAGAAGCCGTGGGCAATGCA GAAACGATTGCTGAACAGATCCAACAAATCATGGAGCTAGAGAATCTTGAGGAG AGATGGAAACTACAAGCTGAAGCAAATGATGAGGCTGAGAGACTTCTCAGTTCCCAAACTATGCCTACGGAGCGGGTTTAG
- the LOC8288044 gene encoding uncharacterized protein LOC8288044 isoform X3 gives MTLLNLSSPLLSCPPHIPKLAFNNKSNFTLLSLLLSTSSSFKPSPFPPSRSFSSKSKASLSEDNGSSIPVPDLLLSANEDSLARLSSSRDADEALQLISEISGRRSGLVSISDSCAIITAALDRNNADLALSIFYSMRSSFDQGVSENGWKWSRPDVSVYTLLVQGLASALKVSDALKTIDYICRVGVSPGEEVPFGKVVRCPSCKIAVAVAQPQHGIQIASCSKCRYKYELVSGDITTINSEEISKDLPAWERGLRFLQLMKRSIPTAVHSIVVQTPSGSARTHRFATETVDLPAQEGERVTIASAAPSNVYRNVGPFKFSPKAPNTYPGEPMCLTNHENGQESPLLRAPVKDGNLSLLNPSVLIPLLAVLATGDAASGIIDPSLPQFLSVAAIASLGVGATLNSLVLPQLNQLPQKSVDTVAIKQQLLSQYDVLQSRIRDLKVAAEKEETIAEQIQQIMELENLEERWKLQAEANDEAERLLSSQTMPTERV, from the exons ATGACTCTACTGAACTTAAGCTCTCCTTTACTCTCTTGCCCTCCTCACATTCCTAAACTtgcttttaataataaatcaaactTCACTCTCTTATCTCTCTTACTCTCCACTTCCTCTTCCTTCAAACCTTCACCCTTCCCCCCTTCTAGATCCTTCTCCTCCAAATCAAAAGCTTCACTAAGTGAGGACAATGGCAGTTCCATCCCAGTCCCTGACCTCCTTTTATCTGCCAATGAAGACTCCCTTGCCCGTCTCTCTTCTTCTAGAGACGCCGACGAAGCTTTACAATTGATATCCGAAATTTCGGGTAGACGTAGCGGTTTGGTTAGTATTTCCGATTCTTGCGCTATTATAACCGCTGCGCTTGATCGCAATAATGCTGACCTCGCATTATCTATTTTCTATTCCATGCGTTCCAGCTTCGATCAAG GTGTTAGTGAAAATGGATGGAAGTGGTCAAGGCCGGATGTGAGTGTTTACACTCTGTTAGTTCAAGGTCTTGCTTCTGCATTAAAAGTTTCTGATGCACTTAAGACTATTGATTATATTTGTCGAGTTGGAGTATCTCCTGGTGAAGAG gTTCCTTTTGGTAAGGTTGTTAGATGTCCATCTTGTAAAATAGCTGTTGCTGTTGCACAGCCCCAGCATGGTATTCAG ATTGCCTCTTGTTCCAAGTGCCGTTACAAGTATGAGCTTGTTTCTGGGGACATAACTACTATAAACTCGGAGGAAATCAG TAAGGATCTTCCAGCATGGGAAAGAGGGCTAAGATTTCTGCAACTCATGAAGAGAAGCATTCCTACTGCCGTTCATTCCATTGTG GTGCAGACCCCATCTGGTTCGGCCCGCACACATAGGTTTGCTACTGAAACAGTTGATCTTCCAGCTCAAGAAGGTGAAAGGGTGACCATTGCTTCAGCAGCTCCATCAAATGTGTATAGAAATGTGGGCCCCTTTAAATTTAGTCCAAAGGCTCCGAATACATATCCAGGAGAACCTATGTGCCTGACGAACCATGAAAATGGTCAGGAATCACCATTACTAAGAGCACCCGTAAAAGATGGAAATTTATCCCTACTTAACCCCTCCGTCCTTATTCCACTTCTTGCTGTTCTTGCCACTGGAGATGCTGCATCTGGAATTATTGATCCCAGTTTGCCTCAGTTCCTTTCTGTTGCTGCTATTGCATCTCTTGGTGTAGGAGCGACTCTAAATTCATTGGTTTTGCCACAATTGAATCAG CTTCCTCAGAAGTCAGTGGACACAGTTGCAATCAAGCAGCAGCTTTTATCTCAATATGATGTACTTCAGTCTCGTATCAGGGACCTAAAAGTAGCTGCTGAGAAAGAG GAAACGATTGCTGAACAGATCCAACAAATCATGGAGCTAGAGAATCTTGAGGAG AGATGGAAACTACAAGCTGAAGCAAATGATGAGGCTGAGAGACTTCTCAGTTCCCAAACTATGCCTACGGAGCGGGTTTAG
- the LOC8288044 gene encoding uncharacterized protein LOC8288044 isoform X1, with amino-acid sequence MTLLNLSSPLLSCPPHIPKLAFNNKSNFTLLSLLLSTSSSFKPSPFPPSRSFSSKSKASLSEDNGSSIPVPDLLLSANEDSLARLSSSRDADEALQLISEISGRRSGLVSISDSCAIITAALDRNNADLALSIFYSMRSSFDQGVSENGWKWSRPDVSVYTLLVQGLASALKVSDALKTIDYICRVGVSPGEEVPFGKVVRCPSCKIAVAVAQPQHGIQIASCSKCRYKYELVSGDITTINSEEISKDLPAWERGLRFLQLMKRSIPTAVHSIVVQTPSGSARTHRFATETVDLPAQEGERVTIASAAPSNVYRNVGPFKFSPKAPNTYPGEPMCLTNHENGQESPLLRAPVKDGNLSLLNPSVLIPLLAVLATGDAASGIIDPSLPQFLSVAAIASLGVGATLNSLVLPQLNQLPQKSVDTVAIKQQLLSQYDVLQSRIRDLKVAAEKEVWMLARMCQLENKIFAVGEPSYRARRTRVKRVREGLEISLKGRIELIDSYARISSMIEIEVEMDSDVLAAEAVGNAETIAEQIQQIMELENLEERWKLQAEANDEAERLLSSQTMPTERV; translated from the exons ATGACTCTACTGAACTTAAGCTCTCCTTTACTCTCTTGCCCTCCTCACATTCCTAAACTtgcttttaataataaatcaaactTCACTCTCTTATCTCTCTTACTCTCCACTTCCTCTTCCTTCAAACCTTCACCCTTCCCCCCTTCTAGATCCTTCTCCTCCAAATCAAAAGCTTCACTAAGTGAGGACAATGGCAGTTCCATCCCAGTCCCTGACCTCCTTTTATCTGCCAATGAAGACTCCCTTGCCCGTCTCTCTTCTTCTAGAGACGCCGACGAAGCTTTACAATTGATATCCGAAATTTCGGGTAGACGTAGCGGTTTGGTTAGTATTTCCGATTCTTGCGCTATTATAACCGCTGCGCTTGATCGCAATAATGCTGACCTCGCATTATCTATTTTCTATTCCATGCGTTCCAGCTTCGATCAAG GTGTTAGTGAAAATGGATGGAAGTGGTCAAGGCCGGATGTGAGTGTTTACACTCTGTTAGTTCAAGGTCTTGCTTCTGCATTAAAAGTTTCTGATGCACTTAAGACTATTGATTATATTTGTCGAGTTGGAGTATCTCCTGGTGAAGAG gTTCCTTTTGGTAAGGTTGTTAGATGTCCATCTTGTAAAATAGCTGTTGCTGTTGCACAGCCCCAGCATGGTATTCAG ATTGCCTCTTGTTCCAAGTGCCGTTACAAGTATGAGCTTGTTTCTGGGGACATAACTACTATAAACTCGGAGGAAATCAG TAAGGATCTTCCAGCATGGGAAAGAGGGCTAAGATTTCTGCAACTCATGAAGAGAAGCATTCCTACTGCCGTTCATTCCATTGTG GTGCAGACCCCATCTGGTTCGGCCCGCACACATAGGTTTGCTACTGAAACAGTTGATCTTCCAGCTCAAGAAGGTGAAAGGGTGACCATTGCTTCAGCAGCTCCATCAAATGTGTATAGAAATGTGGGCCCCTTTAAATTTAGTCCAAAGGCTCCGAATACATATCCAGGAGAACCTATGTGCCTGACGAACCATGAAAATGGTCAGGAATCACCATTACTAAGAGCACCCGTAAAAGATGGAAATTTATCCCTACTTAACCCCTCCGTCCTTATTCCACTTCTTGCTGTTCTTGCCACTGGAGATGCTGCATCTGGAATTATTGATCCCAGTTTGCCTCAGTTCCTTTCTGTTGCTGCTATTGCATCTCTTGGTGTAGGAGCGACTCTAAATTCATTGGTTTTGCCACAATTGAATCAG CTTCCTCAGAAGTCAGTGGACACAGTTGCAATCAAGCAGCAGCTTTTATCTCAATATGATGTACTTCAGTCTCGTATCAGGGACCTAAAAGTAGCTGCTGAGAAAGAG GTCTGGATGTTGGCTCGGATGTGCCAACTAGAGAACAAAATTTTTGCTGTGGGAGAACCCTCTTATCG TGCTCGGAGAACTAGAGTCAAAAGGGTTCGAGAAGGGTTAGAAATTTCTCTTAAGGGAAGGATTGAACTCATTGACAGCTATGCTAGA ATTTCTTCAATGATTGAGATTGAGGTAGAAATGGACTCTGATGTTCTTGCTGCAGAAGCCGTGGGCAATGCA GAAACGATTGCTGAACAGATCCAACAAATCATGGAGCTAGAGAATCTTGAGGAG AGATGGAAACTACAAGCTGAAGCAAATGATGAGGCTGAGAGACTTCTCAGTTCCCAAACTATGCCTACGGAGCGGGTTTAG
- the LOC8288022 gene encoding UDP-glucose 4-epimerase 2 gives MTPNSTILVTGGAGYIGSHTVLQLLSGGYSVVVVDNLDNSSDIALKRVKELASQHGNNLSFHQVDLRDKPALEKIFSQNKFDAVIHFAGLKAVGESVEKPLLYFNNNLIGTITLLEVMAAYRCKKLVFSSSATVYGWPKEVPCTEEFPLSAANPYGRTKLFIEEICRDIYRSDSEWKIILLRYFNPVGAHPSGHIGEDPRGIPNNLMPYVQQVAVGRRPHLTVFGTDYSTKDGTGVRDYIHVIDLADGHIAALRKLSDAKIGCEVYNLGTGKGTSVLEMVTAFEKASGKKIPLVMAGRRPGDAEIVYASTDKAERELNWKAKFGIDEMCRDQWNWASKNPYGYGSADTAK, from the exons ATGACACCAAATAGCACTATTCTCGTGACCGGTGGTGCCGGTTATATCGGAAGTCACACGGTCCTTCAACTCCTTTCAGGCGGTTATTCCGTCGTCGTCGTTGATAATCTCGATAACTCTTCCGATATTGCTCTCAAACGCGTTAAAGAACTCGCCTCTCAACACGGCAACAACCTGTCCTTTCATCAG GTTGACCTGAGGGACAAACCAGCTCTGGAAAAAATTTTCTCTCAGAATAA ATTTGATGCTGTTATTCATTTTGCTGGGCTCAAAGCTGTCGGTGAGAGTGTGGAGAAGccattactttattttaataataatcttattggAACTATTACATTGCTTGAAGTAATGGCTGCGTATCGATGCAAGAAG CTGGTGTTTTCTTCGTCAGCTACTGTTTATGGTTGGCCAAAGGAGGTTCCTTGTACAGAAGAGTTTCCTTTATCGGCAGCTAACCCATATGGAAGAACCAAG CTTTTCATTGAGGAGATCTGCCGTGATATCTACCGTTCTGATTCTGAGTGGAAGATTATATTGCTAAGGTACTTCAATCCAGTTGGTGCACACCCTAGTGGGCATATTGGTGAGGATCCCCGTGGAATTCCAAACAATCTTATGCCATATGTGCAGCAGGTTGCTGTTGGCAGGCGACCTCATCTTACAGTCTTTGGAACTGATTATTCAACCAAAGATGGTACCGGA GTGCGTGACTACATTCATGTTATTGACCTAGCTGACGGCCACATTGCAGCATTGCGTAAGCTCTCTGATGCTAAAATAG GTTGTGAGGTATACAACTTGGGAACAGGAAAGGGGACATCAGTATTGGAGATGGTAACGGCATTTGAGAAGGCATCTGGGAAG AAAATTCCTCTTGTAATGGCTGGAAGGCGTCCTGGTGATGCGGAAATCGTTTATGCATCGACAGATAAGGCAGAACGTGAATTGAATTGGAA GGCAAAATTTGGCATTGATGAGATGTGCAGGGATCAATGGAACTGGGCTAGCAAGAATCCTTATGGCTATGGATCTGCTGACACCGCTAAGTGA
- the LOC8288023 gene encoding dynamin-related protein 5A has product MENLISLVNKIQRACTALGDHGEASALPTLWDSLPAIAVVGGQSSGKSSVLESIVGKDFLPRGSGIVTRRPLVLQLHKSDEGSREYAEFLHLPRKRFTDFAAVRKEIQDETDRETGRAKQISSVPIHLSIYSPNVVNLTLIDLPGLTKVAVEGQPDSIVQDIENMVRSYIEKPNCIILAISPANQDLATSDAIKISREVDPTGERTLGVLTKIDLMDKGTDAVEILEGKAYRLKFPWVGVVNRSQADINKNVDMIAARRREREYFANSPEYKHLAHRMGSEHLAKVLSKHLETVIKSRIPGIQSLINKTIAELESELSRLGKPIAADAGGKLYTIMEICRLFYSIYQEHLDGVRAGGEKIYNVFDNQLPAALKRLQFDKQLAMENIRKLITEADGYQPHLIAPEQGYRRLIESSIVTIRGPAEAAVDAVHGLLKELVHKSIAETPELKQYPALRVEVGNAAIDSLERMKEESRKATLKLVDMECSYLTVDFFRKLPQDVDKGGNPTHSIFDRYNDSYLRRIGSTVLSYVNMVCASLRNSIPKSIVYCQVREAKRSLLDHFFTELGKMEQKYLSSLLNEDPAVMERRAALSKRLELYRSAQAEIDTVAWSK; this is encoded by the exons ATGGAGAATTTGATTTCTTTggtaaataaaatacaaagagCTTGTACTGCTCTCGGTGATCACGGTGAAGCTAGCGCATTGCCTACTCTTTGGGACTCTTTGCCTGCTATTGCCGTCGTCGGTGGCCAG AGTTCAGGGAAATCATCAGTGTTAGAGAGCATCGTCGGAAAGGACTTTTTACCTCGAGGATCCG GGATTGTTACTCGGCGTCCTCTTGTGTTACAGCTTCATAAGAGTGATGAAGGTAGCAGAGAATACGCGGAGTTCCTTCACCTCCCTCGGAAAAGATTCACCGATTTTG CTGCTGTGCGCAAGGAGATTCAAGACGAGACTGATCGAGAGACTGGCCGTGCAAAACAAATCTCTAGTGTTCCAATTCATTTGAGTATATATTCTCCTAATG TTGTCAACTTGACGTTAATTGATCTTCCTGGGCTCACAAAAGTAGCTGTTG AGGGTCAACCGGACAGTATTGTGCAGGACATTGAAAATATGGTTCGGTCCTACATCGAGAAG CCCAACTGTATAATTCTGGCAATTTCTCCTGCCAATCAAGATCTTGCAACATCTGATGCAATTAAAATCTCCCGTGAGGTGGATCCTACAG GAGAGAGAACGCTTGGGGTCTTGACAAAGATTGATCTTATGGATAAGGGTACTGATGCAGTTGAG ATATTGGAAGGAAAAGCCTATCGGCTAAAATTTCCATGGGTTGGTGTTGTGAACCGCTCCCAAGCTGATATTAACAAGAATGTTGACATGATTGCTGCTCGGCGTAGAGAGCGGGAGTATTTTGCCAACTCTCCAGAATACAAGCACCTTGCTCACAGAATGGGTTCTGAGCATCTAGCAAAGGTGCTCTCAAAG CATTTGGAAACTGTAATCAAGTCCAGAATCCCAGGCATTCAGTCCCTTATCAACAAGACAATTGCTGAACTGGAATCTGAGTTGAGTCGTCTTGGAAAGCCTATTGCTGCTGATGCTGGT GGGAAGTTGTACACAATCATGGAGATATGTCGtcttttttattcaatatacCAGGAGCATCTTGATGGAGT GCGAGCAGGTGGTGAAAAGATATACAATGTTTTTGATAACCAACTTCCTGCTGCTCTAAAGAGGTTGCAGTTTGACAAGCAACTTGCCATGGAAAATATTCGTAAGTTAATTACGGAAGCTGATGGATATCAACCACATCTGATAGCTCCTGAACAAGGATATCGTCGTCTCATTGAATCTTCTATTGTTACCATCAGAGGTCCTGCTGAGGCAGCTGTAGATGCG GTTCATGGTCTATTGAAGGAGCTAGTTCACAAGTCCATCGCCGAGACTCCA GAGCTAAAGCAATACCCTGCTCTTAGAGTGGAGGTTGGAAATGCTGCTATTGATTCACTTGAAAGAATGAAGGAGGAAAGCAGGAAAGCTACACTTAAGCTAGTTGACATGGAGTGTAGCTACTTGACAGTTGATTTCTTCAGAAAGCTTCCACAAGATGTTGACAAGGGTGGCAACCCCACACATTCAATATTTGATAGATACAATGATTCATATCTTAGACGAATTG GATCAACTGTTTTGTCTTATGTCAATATGGTTTGTGCAAGTCTCCGTAATTCCATTCCCAAGTCCATCGTTTATTGTCAAGTGCGTGAGGCCAAACGAAGCCTACTTGATCATTTCTTCACTGAGTTGGGTAAAATGGAG CAAAAGTATCTTTCATCATTATTGAACGAGGATCCAGCAGTCATGGAGCGGCGGGCTGCTCTTTCTAAAAGGCTCGAGTTGTACAGGAGTGCACAGGCAGAAATTGATACAGTTGCTTGGTCTAAGTAG
- the LOC8288024 gene encoding GDSL esterase/lipase At4g10955, with the protein MASEREDFSLSGPLHLTAVDWTNAHHRRSIAASLVQGVYILERDRQLKRQGPEALANPWWEFFHFQLLRKLVDDVDSSIFGAIYEFKPPTTPYNYSLDQSPRYVIAFRGTVTKPDSLSRDLELDLHIIRNGLHETSRFEIAMQAVRNVVATVGESNVWLAGHSLGAAMALLAGKTMAKTSIFIQAFLFNSPFFSAPIERIKDKRVKHGLRIASSVITAGLAIAATAKKNYQNRQAVNLFNQQNHGSVDPFIAVSAWRPSLFVNLGDHICSEYVGYFEHRKKMDDIGIGAIERLATQNSISGLIMSAMGKQSESEPLHLLPSANLTVNLTPSQDFKEAHGIHQWWRPDLDVQSKLYKY; encoded by the exons ATGGCCTCCGAGAGGGAAGATTTTAGCCTCTCAGGACCCTTACACCTAACTGCTGTTGATTG GACAAATGCACATCATCGAAGGTCTATTGCTGCCAGTTTAGTTCAGGGTGTCTACATTCTAGAGCGGGACCGCCAGCTGAAACGTCAAGGTCCGGAAGCTCTTGCTAATCCTTGGTGGGAGTTCTTTCATTTTCAGCTGCTTCGTAAGCTTGTGGATGATGTTGATTCCTCCATTTTTGGTGccatatatgaatttaaaccTCCAACCACTCCATATAATTATTCTCTAGATCAAAGTCCACGTTATGTAATTGCTTTCCGAGGCACTGTAACCAAGCCAGATTCCTTGTCACGGGACCTTGAGTTGGACCTTCACATCATCCGAAATGGGCTGCATGAAACATCTCGCTTTGAAATTGCTATGCAAGCAGTTAGAAATGTGGTTGCTACCGTAGGCGAATCAAATGTGTGGTTAGCAGGCCATTCCCTAGGGGCAGCAATGGCCTTACTTGCTGGAAAGACCATGGCCAAGACAAGCATCTTTATTCAAGCTTTTCTATTCAATTCACCCTTCTTTTCTGCCCCAATTGAGAGAATTAAAGATAAGCGGGTGAAACATGGGTTACGGATCGCAAGCAGTGTGATAACAGCAGGACTTGCGATTGCAGCAACTGCAAAGAAGAACTATCAGAATCGCCAAGCTGTAAATCTATTTAACCAACAAAATCATGGGTCTGTAGATCCATTTATTGCTGTGTCTGCATGGAGACCTTCTCTATTTGTGAATCTGGGTGATCATATATGCTCAGAGTATGTAGGTTATTTTGAACATAGGAAGAAGATGGATGACATTGGGATTGGAGCTATCGAGAGGCTCGCAACCCAGAATTCAATCAGCGGTCTTATCATGAGTGCAATGGGTAAGCAGTCCGAGTCCGAGCCGCTCCACCTGCTTCCTTCAGCAAATCTGACAGTTAATTTAACTCCATCTCAAGATTTTAAGGAAGCCCATGGAATTCACCAGTGGTGGAGACCTGATTTGGATGTTCAATCCAAGCTTTACAAGTATTAA
- the LOC8288025 gene encoding uncharacterized protein LOC8288025: MSKPHRPPSGRTNLASCIVATIFLIFVIIIILIVFFTVFKPKDPKISVNAVQLPSFSVSNNTVNFTFSQYVSVKNPNRATFSHYDSTLQLLYSGSQVGFMFIPAGKIESGRTQYMAATFAVQSFPLSSSPDAAVNVGPAFTGSGFPGVPGSSNGFRVGPTMEIESRIQMVGRVRVLHIFTHHVEAKAECRVAIAVSDGSVLGFHC; this comes from the coding sequence atgagcaAACCACATAGACCGCCATCTGGCCGTACAAATCTAGCATCATGTATAGTAGCAACAATCTTCTTAATCtttgttattatcattatccttatagtctttttcaccgtttttaaacctaaagatCCTAAAATATCAGTTAACGCCGTTCAACTCCCATCATTTTCCGTCTCTAACAATACCGTCAACTTCACTTTCTCTCAGTACGTGTCTGTCAAGAACCCTAACAGAGCTACCTTCTCTCACTATGACAGTACTCTCCAGCTCCTTTATTCGGGTTCTCAAGTCGGGTTCATGTTCATACCCGCCGGTAAGATCGAATCGGGTCGAACCCAGTACATGGCAGCAACTTTTGCAGTCCAGTCATTCCCTTTATCGTCATCGCCTGATGCCGCTGTGAATGTGGGTCCGGCTTTTACCGGAAGTGGGTTTCCGGGTGTACCAGGTAGTAGTAACGGATTCCGAGTAGGACCTACTATGGAGATTGAGTCCAGGATTCAGATGGTGGGTCGGGTTCGGGTCTTGCATATTTTTACTCATCATGTGGAAGCTAAAGCAGAATGCAGAGTGGCTATTGCAGTGAGTGATGGATCTGTGTTAGGGTTTCATTGCTag